The Gambusia affinis linkage group LG11, SWU_Gaff_1.0, whole genome shotgun sequence genome contains a region encoding:
- the arglu1a gene encoding arginine and glutamate-rich protein 1-A: MGRSRSRSTSRSKHSKSSKHSKKRSRSRSRSRDRERSKKRSKSRESKRNRRRESRSRSRSTTASSRRERAASPPERIDIFGRTLSKRTALDEKQRKEEEERKAEMERQRKIRQQEIEEKLIEEETARRVEELVAKRVEEELEKRKDEIEREVLRRVEEAKRIMERQLLEELERQRQAELAAQKAREEEEKSKREELEKILEENNRKIAEAQAKLAEEQLRIVEEQRKIHEERMKLEQDRQRQQKEEQKIILGKGKSRPKLSFSLKAAE, from the exons ATGGGCCGCTCACGCAGCCGAAGCACGTCTCGGTCTAAACACTCAAAAAGCAGCAAGCACAGCAAGAAACGGAGCCGGTCTCGGTCCCGGTCCAGAGACAGGGAGCGGTCCAAGAAACGATCCAAGTCCCGGGAGTCTAAGAGAAACCGGCGCAGAGAGTCTCGCTCCCGATCCCGGTCCACCACAGCCTCGTCCCGCAGAGAGCGAGCAGCCTCTCCCCCGGAGAGGATCGACATCTTCGGCAGGACTCTGAGTAAAAGGACCGCTCTGGATGAGAAgcagaggaaggaagaggaggagagaaaggcAGAGATGGAGAGACAGAGGAAAAT CCGCCAGCAGGAGATCGAGGAGAAGCTGATCGAGGAGGAGACGGCCCGGCGCGTGGAGGAGCTGGTGGCTAAGCgggtggaggaggagctggagaagcGGAAGGACGAGATAGAGCGGGAGGTGCTGCGGCGCGTGGAGGAGGCCAAGCGCATCATGGAGCggcagctgctggaggagctggagcggCAGCGGCAGGCCGAGCTGGCGGCGCAGAAGGCCAGAGAG GAGGAAGAGAAATCCAAGCGGGAGGAGCTGGAAAAAATCCTGGAGGAGAATAACCGCAAGATCGCCGAGGCGCAGGCCAAGCTG GCCGAGGAGCAGCTACGGATCGTGGAGGAGCAGAGAAAGATCCACGAGGAGCGCATGAAGCTGGAGCAGGACCGGCAGCGGCAGCagaaagaggagcagaaaatcaTCCTGGGGAAGGGAAAGTCCAGACCCAAGCTGTCCTTCTCCCTGAAGGCGGCCGAATGA